In Fusarium falciforme chromosome 9, complete sequence, the sequence AAGGACTACCTCAAGGCTCTGGTCATGGCCTTCCGCCTCAACGAAGCCGGCCTCATCAAGCGTGTCTTCCAAGCCACCCCGGCCACAGAAGTCTCCCTCGTCGTAGCCGACCTCCCCACCATCTACGTGTCACGCCTACTGCGCTTCGTGGCCGCTCAGACAGAGGAGTCGCCGCACATTGAGTTCTGCCTTGTGTGGATCAAGGCCATCGTCGACAAGCACGGCGCCTGGCTCTCTGCGAACCGCGCAAAGGCCGATGTTGAGCTGCGTGTCGTCGCGAGGGCTGTTTCCAAGATGAGGGATGAGATCAGGAGGCTTGCAGATGAGAACGTTTACATGGTTGATTATCTCCTAGGCCAGGCTCAGGAGAAGAAGACAGTCAAGACGCTGGGTGCTCCCGATGTAGAGGTGAAGCTCATGGCTGTTGATGGGGGTGAGGAGTCTGATGAGGGATCTGACGAATGGGTTGGTTTAGAATAGACAGTAAATATGGTTGCTAATACCCACGAATATCGTACAAGATTGTGTTTCCTCGTCTCCTTTTCATCACTATCCTACATCCTAGCCTTGGGAATGCCATCCCAAGCTTGGTCAAAACCAGCCCCCCTAACCCACATAGTCCCACCAGCATTCTCATTCGCATCCAGTAACAAATGCATCACCCTCAACCACTCATCCCCCTTGATCTTCACCCACTCCTTATCCTCAAACAGCTCTGTAGTCCTCTTTGCCAATATCAGCGCCCTCGCCAACTTGACTGTGTGCCCATCATCCACAATCTTGTGAAACCGCGGGAGAAGatcctccatcttgtccGCTAGCTTGCCGTCTCTAGGGGTGTACTCGCGGAGCAAGTCACCGTGGAGGGTTGGACAACCGCGGGCGGCGTAGGTCAGGAGATCCATACGGATCTTGTACTCTAGGAGCTGTGCTTTGGTGGAGGCTGGGATCCAGGGTTTGGCGTTAAGGGAGAGGGAAAAGGGGGTTGATGTGACGTGGTGCCTATGCATGTTAGTATGAATGTGTTGGAGCCGGGGAGACGGCTTACATGAGGAAAAAGTCAAACTTGGGCGTgtgaggaggatgaaagGCTGCCCCCGCAGCCATATACGCAGCAGTATGCACCATCTCAGCTGTCCTCTCCTCCACTTCATCCTCGTTCACCCTCACTCTAGTAGCTAGGACAGCCATCTCATCCCTAGCACGCCCAAGCACACCTTGAAACATGGGCTGCGAGTCATTCCAGCGAGCGCTGCTCCTAGTCTTCTCGTTGCTTTTGATGTCgtcaaggagaccaaggataGTGCTCATCTTGGGGGGTGCATCGTCAGCTTTTGCGTTTGCTGCTGCGGTGGTGAGAAAGTCGTGTAGCTTGTTCTCGTGGACTGCCGTTTGTGCGAGAGCTGAAGCAACGAGCATGGGCTGTTCCCATTCAATAGCGTATAGCATTTGAATAAGAGGATGAAGCAGGCCTCCAAACAAACGACTCTTCATGTCACGCCCACGGTCGTCGTTCTTGAAGAGGTACTCATTCAGAACCTCCTGCCAGCCAACTCTCTGGATTTCGTCCTGGAAGAAACGCAAAAATGCAGCGTAGTTGCGGCCTTTTCCGAGGTAATTTGCCCAATCGGAGCCGTGTTCTAGGTTGTCGACCATTTCTTGCTTAGGTTTCATGGCTTTGAGCTGGTAGCCTTTGTTTGCGTCGTAGGCGATGTCCATGTCCTTGGCGGAAGCGCCAGTGCCGTATAGGGTGAGGATATGATGAACGATCTGAGATGTTTTGGTAAGTTGTAGATATTGAAGGATGGCGATCGGCTTACATGATCATGGAATCCAGATGCATTGAAAAAGACATGATGGTGCTAGTTTATTGTAAGCAGTTGCCACAAACTGAACAGGTGTGTATAGTCATACCTCGAGATCCCTCTGCAACAACTCAGAAACCTTTGAAGCCTCATCACTCCCAAGCTTCATCCCCAACAACCCTGCATCCTTGGGAAGAATCTCAATCTTGAACGGCGTGGCCATGGTGCTGTATCTAGAACATGCAGCTGCTACAGGTCTAGCCCAGACTCTCATCACACGCGGGGTCAACATGGGTGTTTATATACGTGACCAACATACACAAACAACCTCATGTAAGACGACGAAACAAGATCGTCTTGTGACAACAAGTTACAAAAGAGGATGGTGGGCTGACAAATGTGTCACGACTCGGCATTCGGTCGTTTCCCGCGGTGGATGTATCAAACACAAAGTTGAACGCAGATTGGTTATTGCCGTTGAATCATGAATGCAACATTGACGTATTTAACCGTAATTCCGAGTGTAAAATCGAAACATGTTGTCTCGGTGCCTGTCAGATTTCGGTGGCTGCCGGGGGCTGGAAGCTCTTGGTTACCCCGGATTTTGAACCGGAGCTGACATCATTGAGGTGCTGAGGAGGTCCACTTTTCGGACTAGTCGGGTCCCGAGGTTTGGCAATGCTGACATTGGCTTGCAGCGTGAAGGGAGAGAGTGAAGTACTCTACTTATTATTCAGTTACTTTTTGCTGCTGATGATTCACTTCTTTGTGCAAGTTGCCGTTGAGCTTTTCACTTTATGTATCTGTCAGTGTGGATGTCGATATAACTACAGGTAGAGGGGTGTGTGTGCAATAGCTCTTCACACGAATAAAGGGAATGATTCATGATCAAGATATTGCAAAAGATCAATCGTCTCTCTTCGTGTGTATCTCTTCTCTAAATCACTCCTCTACCCTCTCGCCGTCTATTTTTTGGGTCAAACAAAGGAAAATTACATCTCATCATATCAGGTATCTaagccttgcgcttcttgttcTGGTGgttgtcgtcatcctcgaggtcatcctcgtccatctcctcaaactcgagATCGCTGGGGATATCGTCATCCTCCTGGGCGTTAGCTGTAATATGTTAGCATTGAACCTTCAAGACAAATACGGGCAACATACTGAAGTACTTGATGGCACCGGGCCAAAGGTCCTCGGCGATGAAGACAGCGAGATCGTCGGCAGTGGGGAAGATCTCGTGCTCgtactcatcctcatcatcatcgtcctcatccatgtcatcatcctcagtctgcttgccctccttgcgagccttgcgcttctcctcctcaagcttgcgGCCCTCCTCAGACTCCTCGGGGGTGACCTTGCGGCCGCGGAAGCCGAaccagcagaagaagctgacgCCGCCCATGCCGGTCTCCTCcatgagcttgaggagcttcttggagGACTCGGTCTCGCCAGTCTTGCcggccttctcctcgtcgtagaccttcttggccaggctCAGCATGCCGTTGGTCAggtccttgccctccttcCACTTGATGTCGACGGGCTCGGAGACGAGGCCGGCCCAACCGTCCTTGTGGTAGCGCCACCAGAACTTCTTCTCAATGACCTTGTCCTCGAACCAGTCGTTCTCCTTGAACTCCCACTTGAGGGAGATGCTGCGGGGGTCGCCCTTGGGGAGCTCGAAGCGCTCGACAGTCAGGTTGGTGAGggcctggaggaggagctcagaGTCGCTGGGCTGGATGTACTCGTCAACATCGGGAGGAGCCTGCTCGAAGACGAGGGGCCAGAACTGGGGGATCTTGGCGATGACCTCCTGGCGGCGGACGTAGAGGTCCCGGGTGAGCTTGTCCTGCTGGCGGACTTATTGCTGTCAGCGCTGCGTAAAGTCAATTTGGTATAAAAACTCACGGATCTCAAGctcaacatcctcaaagTCATCCTCAATAGCCTGGAGCTTCTCGTAGGTGACGAgagcctccttgagctgctcgTCCTGCATATCGCCGGCAGACATGGTTGCTGTGTGGTAGGTGTGTACTTGGAAGAAGCAAATTTAACACAATTGCAACAAAACAAACACTCGAATAAACCAATTCGAGAGATGAAGAGATCTATCAAGTAGGGTCACACAGGGGAATAAATatgaaagaaaaaaaaagattttttttctGGGGAGTGTGAGTGGCAGCTTGTTTTAGTCAGGCAGCTccagcaaaaaaaaaacttcCCAAGTCCCAGAGCAGTGGAAATGACTTGCACCTTCCCtcgcagcggcagcggtgaAATCTTTTTGGTGGGGTCGAGCTGATGTCATTGGCCCGCCCTCCAGACCCCGCAGACCCCTGCTTTTTTCACGCGTTGGGCGCTCTGCACGGAAGGAGAAAGGCCCGAACGCTAAGTGGCTCAGGTGCCGAGGGGGACCCGCTGAAAAGCTCTGATCTTTGTTTCTTTACAGGGGGTTCGTTCCACTGCGTTTCTAGCGGGGTACAGGGCTCGGGGTACTCCGTGTTAATTGACAGTGCGGGATCATGATCCAACTTCGACCAAACCGAGGCAGGTTCGagtcttcaacaccacgagGCGGGGTCTGACAACGAAGATAGGATATTAAATGACTGTTTGTACAGGCTATTTACTCGTTTTAATGGTATTTCCGGATGCTTCAAACAGATCCACAACGTCTTTTCTTCCGTTGGCTCCTCAAACGAACAACAATGGCAGGTCAGCTCCTGTATAAGTCACAACTCCGTTTTCCGAAAATGGCATCATTCATGAAACAGATATCAGCGCGATAGGAGATGACAAactcctctccttctctcttttcctcttcataATATCATCCCTCTCTCCCAAATCCACCATCAACTCATCAACCCATCAACCATGGCTCCCCCATCCAACGACAAGTTCCCCAAGCCCATCCCTCTCGAGGTGTCCGTCTATGGCACCGATAACGGCATCCAGGCATCAAAGTATGGAGCCAAGcgtctccttctcagccacAAGGGTTCTCAGTCTGATGGCGGCCTCACTCCAACTGTCCAAGAGCTTCGTGGGCTCAAGAACAACGTCTTCATCCCCATCAACTGCACCATCCGGCCCCGTGCCGCTCCGAAGCCGGGCCTTGGCGAACAACAAGACTACATCTACACCAACCAGGAATTTGCTCAGATGTGCGACGCTATCCGCGAGCTTAAGCAAGCCGGCGTCATGAATCCCATCCGCGGTGACTCTTTTGTCTTTGGTTGCCTTCGACGCAACGACAACAGGAGCGTCCAGGATAGGAACAAGATTGTCGTTGACCGATTGTACTGCCGTCACCTCATCGAGATAGCCAAGCCCTTCCCGTGCACCTTCAACCGCGCCTTTGACCACTTCTTCGAAACGGGTGAGTGGAAAGACGCCCTCCATCAGATCAACATGCTCGGTTTCAAGGGTGTCATGACGGGTGGTGGTCACGGCTATTTCAACACCCACGTCGAACGCCTGGTATCCATGTGCGAGCGCCTTGACGAGATGCAACTCGTCATTGCCGGAGGTGTTGCTTGCCGTGAGGTTCAGAAGTTGCGCAGAGACACCCACAGCGTCAATGTCCACACCATCTGGATGAACGCCGAGTGTCTCCGCCCCGAGGACCACGACGACCCCGAGACCGCCGATGTCAACGGTGTTATGGGTCTGGTCGACCAACTTGGCCTCGACGCTGAGGACTAGCGATCCCCCAGCAGCATTGGCAAGCAGTACTACTACTAAGCAGCACCCGGTGTGCTGGCAGACGGGCTGGGACCGTGGCTTGGAGACACCACGAGTTACGATTAACGACTTATGAGGGGACAATCGGAATCGGTTTAGGCTTTCTCACGATATGAAGGGCATATGGAATACTGCATGACATGGATGGCATGATACTGTCAGGGGAGCATTAGAAGGAATCTGTACTAGCTGGCTAGTCGATCCTCAATCAAATCTCAACTCGAACCATTGAAAAGGATTTACAGAAACCAAAAGGTTTGATCTTTTCATTAAGTATCGTCCCCATTATGTCACGCAGCTCTTGCATCTCTATCATCGCTTATCATCTACAATACACATCGTTCATCTCGTCATAAATCCGCCACCACCAAATATTCTTAAAGGTTGCAAGAGTGAGCGCCACGGCCCTTGCCCTGGGCGAGACCAAGGCAGTTGGCAATCTTATAGAAAATGTCGACGTTGTTAAAGGTGCCGCTGAAGGTGTCCTGGCAGGGACCCCAGGCGTAGACGGGGACATCGGTCAGCGAGTGGACGCCCTGGGACTCGCCGGTGGGGAGGGTGCCGTTGACGACGAAGCCCTTGGGGGAGTCCTTGGGGTTGACGTAGTAGTCAccgtccttgagctcgacgGCAGCCTTGCGGGGGCCGTTCTTGCGGACCTTGTAGTCCTCGCGGTGGTCAGGGGCAGCACCAACACCACCGGCGATGGCGTAGCGGGGCTCCCAGTTGACGGGGAAAGTGTGGCCAGTGCCGTACTCGAGACctttggccttcttggtgtACTGAGACTCGCCAGAGTTATGGTAGACACCAATGGCGCGGCGCTTGTCACGGTCGTCCTCCTGCTCGGCGAGGTACTTGGTGTCGGCAGAACCCCAGACACTAGGAACTGTTAGCATGTTGATATCCAGATTTAGATATGAAACTTACTCGAAGCCGTGGCCGTGGTCAGCAGAGACAATGATGAGGGTCTCGTCGAGGatgtcgagcttcttgagcttctcaatgGTAGCACGGATAGTGTcgtcgagctcgagaaggtcACCGAGGGCACGGTCGTAGTCAAGAGCGTGCATCTGCTTGTCGACAGAGGCAGCCTCGGACATGAGGAAGAAacccttgtccttgccgcGGGTGCTGAGGATATCGACGGCCTTGAGGGTCATCTCCTTGAGACCGGGCAGGTCAGTGGCGTCACCCTTGCCGCCGGTGGGGTTGTTGTCAAGGCCCTTGAGGTTGTCCTTGTAAATGTTGCGGTCGAGCCAGACGGGGAGATTGCTCTGGCAGAAGACACCGAGggccttcttgctcttgtcaGCAGCAAGGAGAGAGGTCTTGTTCAGGCTGACGGTGTATCCCTGCTTCTGGAACTCCTTGTAGTAGTCCTTGCCCTGGAAAGACTCCTCACCGGCAAAGAACTGCTCGGCACCGCCACCGAAGAAGACATCGGGGCCACCGTGGCTGGTCCAGGAGTAGTTGGTGTTACCGTGGAGAGCCTGGTCAATCAGAGGACCATACTGGCTACGGGCACGGGTGTGGCCAGTGAGGGCAATAGGGGTAGCATCAGCGAGGTAGGCAGTCGAGACAGCGCCCCAAGCACCGCCCTTGGCTCCATTAGCAAGATATCAAGTCAATTGGCTTCTCAGACTTACCCAGATGCGCTTGAAGATCTCGACAATGGTCTCGACCTTGGGGTCATCGAAAGGATCGGGAGAAGAGTCAGCGTACACACTGAGGCCAGGTTAGCTTGTGCTCCAAAAGCTCTGAGCAAACACAAACCCCATGGCGTTAACAGTGCTCTTGTGGCCAGTGTACAGGGCAGAGGCCGAGTTGGCAGAGTCGGTAATGTAGCTGTCGATGGAATGGGTCATCTGGTGGCCCAGGACGGGGAACTCGTCCATCTTCATGAGGGTCTGGTATTTGCCGTTGATGCTCTTGTGTCCGAGGAGACGGGCAGCAGTGATCTGGTGACTATAAGCTTCCAATTCGTCTCGACAGCCGTCGCAACACTTACCATGTTGGTGGTCATGCCATCAccaatgaagaagatgacgttcttggccttgcgctTGGGGTGAAGCTCGCGAACAGTCCACTCGGCAGTGGTCTTCTCGCCGTTGTAGTAGTTGAGTGTGACGGTGTACTTGCCGGGCTCGTAGATGGCGAGCTTGCGGTAGGCCTTGGAGGCGACGTTGACAATGGTGGgcttgtcctcgtcctcggcaaACAGGTCCTCGTACCACGAAAAGTCCCAGGTCTCGACCTTGGGCTCCTCGATGTTAAAGGCCTTTGCAAAGTCCTTGGGCTTGCCGCCGTCCTTGGCGATGGTCACCTTGAACTTCTGGTCAGGCTTGCCGTTGTGGGCGGCTTCGGAGCCGTTGACGGGAGCGTGAACCTCGACGCGGAGGTCGAAGAGCTGGCCGGGGAGGAAGTCGCTCTGGTCGGGGGGCAGCACACAGCCGAGCTTGGGGCATGTGCCCAGTCGCTGGTAGGTCTGCGCCGAGACGGCAGAGAGCGAGGCCGCGAGTGCGGCAATGGCGTTGAGCTTGACCATTGTGGTGAGGCTGCGGCAAGCTTGAGCTTTTCCTTGGGTTGACTCAAGAGTAACGAGCTGAGGCAGCTTGAGAGGGGAGCTCCAAGCAAGCTCAGAGTTTGCGGGAGTTGCATcatttatattaactttggCGGGAACATCAACCCGACGATCCCACGTGGATAGCTGCAGCTCTCTTCTGTCCGGAAGTCATCTCCGTCCCCGGAGCATCATGTTTACAGCAAGCAGCTGGTTCCCCATGTCATGCAACGGCCGCCTTCCTCTGTGGGCAAGGTGGACGAGACTTGGACGGTCCTGGCCAATATCAGCTCACCTTTGGCCAATTGCGCCCGGGAGATGAGCATGATCCAGCACCGACTTGGTTTGGATCGACATGATGCGTGCGACCAGTTCCATCGGGTTGGGAAGCAAAAGTGCTACAGCACCGTTGCACCAGAGGAGCAATTGGCGCCTCATGATGGGCGAAGCTGGCACGTGTGTAAGCTCTACCGGCCCCGCCGTTGGCAAAAGACCCGTCAGTGCTTGTCGAGTCGATTCGGTGACTGTTGTCGATGGCCTACAGCGGGGGTCCATGCCGTTGCTGCAAGGAGAGCAGATCAATCAGCCCTCGCCGTCGGCCCCAGGTGCCATGACGGACCACAGCCGGACGTGGTGAACGGCACCTCCGCGCCATCGTCGGTCCTTGGCAATCCTGTGAACGGGGGGTTCATGGCCCAAGTCGTTCACCGAGCTCAAGCTCGACCAGGGGAGAAGCAACAGACTGCCAACCCTGGTTTGGTGCCCCGAGCCCGCCGATGCAGTTTCCTCCTCCACTCGTAGATAAGATCGTAGCCAAAAAGCCGCGACATGCATGACAAGGGTCCAGATATGCCTCCTCCAAGTTGCTCAAATGCCGCTCGTGGGTAAACTCAAGTCCCTGATTGGTGGCTCAACCCCTGCTCCCGCGGTTCCACACATACCCAGACATCCAAGCTTAACAAGCTTGATCCTTAACTCAACTCTATCGGACTTGACGACCGAGTTTGTTTGTTCGCGCTGAAGCGGCGCCTCTCAAGGCCTTTTGACGCCCCGGTCTTCTCTTGCCGTCAGTGGCGTTGTCTCGAAACGAGTAACGCCAACCGTTCCTTCATCCCCGCCATGACGTTAGTGGGACGGGTTGTCATGATATCTCGCCATATTGACTTCACACCTGTGTCGACTTGTACCGGCCGGTGTTGCCTGGTTCAGCTGCACTCGACTTTGTTCCACGTGCTGCGGATTCGGAATTAACTGGACATGTCTAGACGAAAATTTATCGACACCAACGTAATTAGCATCCTCCACTTTTGCAAGACACCCAAACTGTTTGCACGTGTAAGCGACTTCTCGAGTTGGAACCCCATCATGCATCCTCCGGTAATGATTCACAACGGCGACCGATACTGTTGAACGACATGAAGAGCAGCGTGCATTGATAATAACTAGGTATCGGCTTCGGTAGTCACATATGAGAAGTATTCTCAGATGTAAAAAGGCGAGGAATGGCGGATGTCTTTTGAGCTCCAACTTGTCCACTTTCGACCAGGTAAAGGCGAGGTGGTCGGTCCGTACATCCATCGATTGGCTTGTCGGTGGTGCAAAGCCTATTCCGTAACTCGCCTGGGGATGTCTCTCATAACTCGAGCATTGTTTCCCAACTTAACTATCAAGCATAACTTGACAGCTTGTCGATCACATCGCCATGTTACATGCTCGAGAGATGCGGTCCAGGGTGGGCCGAACCAGCTTACCGGAAGACCCTATTGCAACGCAGTGCCTGACATGAACGGATGGGTACATTAGTCCCGTCACTTCTCCAGGCCCGGTGCAACCCCATTACCAAGCAGGGCCTCGGGAGGCACGTTGACAGACGCGGCAGGCTCTGCAATGGCCTCGGGGTGGGGGCTGTCATCGCTCTCGAACGCCTGCCAGCTGGGCTCGTTGATCTTGGTCTGACCAGCAATGCTCTTGAAGTGGTAACCCCTGGCACGAGGCCTCTCGCCTGTTCCTCTTGGGACTTCAGGCTCGTAAGCAGCGGTGAACTTCTTGCTCAGCTCCTCAAACTTCTCTGTACCCTGGCGCAGAGCTTCTCGGATGCCATTGAAGAAGGTACTGAGAACGGAGTGGTTATGAATCTGAAGAAGATTCCATCCAAGCATTTCCTTTGCATTCAAGAGATGCTTGATAAATGCCCGGTGATGGTTAGTGCAAGTGTAACATTTGCAACCATCAACCAGAGGCTGCAGGGATATCGTGTGGTCCTCCGACCACATGTCAACGCCCAATGGCTGTACACTGGAGGTGTCTGGGGGCGGGAAGGTGAATGATAGGGCGATTCCTGCATCAGAGGCGGTATTGAGGAAAGGTACCGTGCATACGTCGATGCCCAGGGATATTTGCCGGAGCAGATCCTGGGGCGTCTTGGACGGGCCAAAAGACAATCGTGGCAATGCCACAAGAGGCGGATAGTTGACAAGTTCAGGCACAATATTGACATCGTATACAGCCAAACCTAAAAGAGATTCTCTCACATCTTCGGCGAGGAATCTCAGGTAGTCCCATTGTATAGGGTATTCGACAGGAAGTACGGGAGCGAATACGGAAACGCCCATATCCTTGAGGCGGCCCTGGGGGTCCAGCAAGTGAAAGAATTCCTCAACCCATTCTTCGGTCCGTTCAACCATGCGAACCTGGCGCTTAGACTGAGGAGTGGTGCTGGTGTGGAAGAGGTCTGCAGGCGGGATGGCAATGTCGGGTTGTGTAAGCTCAATGGTCTTGGCGAACTCGGGAATGGTGAGATTGCGGAACCCCGTGGAGGTGAAGATGCTGAGATGGTGGGCCCCGTTGCCGACGGGTGTCGTGACCGCCGGGAAGCGTCTTGGACCCAGGACTAGGGCACGATCTGATGGGAAAGAAGTGAAACTCTGAAGATTTCGAGGTGTTGCAGGGTTTAGTTTGAGAATAGGAGGTTCCTTTTTCTCGAGGACTATTTTTCAAGTTAGTATTGTTTCACAAAAAAAACTTGAATTTTCATACAATCTTCAATGGCCAAGTAGGCCGCATCGAATGATGTGTGTTTAGCAACATTGTCCGGTGTCAGGTGAGGAATGA encodes:
- a CDS encoding Alkaline phosphatase → MVKLNAIAALAASLSAVSAQTYQRLGTCPKLGCVLPPDQSDFLPGQLFDLRVEVHAPVNGSEAAHNGKPDQKFKVTIAKDGGKPKDFAKAFNIEEPKVETWDFSWYEDLFAEDEDKPTIVNVASKAYRKLAIYEPGKYTVTLNYYNGEKTTAEWTVRELHPKRKAKNVIFFIGDGMTTNMITAARLLGHKSINGKYQTLMKMDEFPVLGHQMTHSIDSYITDSANSASALYTGHKSTVNAMGVYADSSPDPFDDPKVETIVEIFKRIWGGAWGAVSTAYLADATPIALTGHTRARSQYGPLIDQALHGNTNYSWTSHGGPDVFFGGGAEQFFAGEESFQGKDYYKEFQKQGYTVSLNKTSLLAADKSKKALGVFCQSNLPVWLDRNIYKDNLKGLDNNPTGGKGDATDLPGLKEMTLKAVDILSTRGKDKGFFLMSEAASVDKQMHALDYDRALGDLLELDDTIRATIEKLKKLDILDETLIIVSADHGHGFDVWGSADTKYLAEQEDDRDKRRAIGVYHNSGESQYTKKAKGLEYGTGHTFPVNWEPRYAIAGGVGAAPDHREDYKVRKNGPRKAAVELKDGDYYVNPKDSPKGFVVNGTLPTGESQGVHSLTDVPVYAWGPCQDTFSGTFNNVDIFYKIANCLGLAQGKGRGAHSCNL
- a CDS encoding Copper homeostasis protein cutC-like protein, which gives rise to MAPPSNDKFPKPIPLEVSVYGTDNGIQASKYGAKRLLLSHKGSQSDGGLTPTVQELRGLKNNVFIPINCTIRPRAAPKPGLGEQQDYIYTNQEFAQMCDAIRELKQAGVMNPIRGDSFVFGCLRRNDNRSVQDRNKIVVDRLYCRHLIEIAKPFPCTFNRAFDHFFETGEWKDALHQINMLGFKGVMTGGGHGYFNTHVERLVSMCERLDEMQLVIAGGVACREVQKLRRDTHSVNVHTIWMNAECLRPEDHDDPETADVNGVMGLVDQLGLDAED
- a CDS encoding Queuine tRNA-ribosyltransferase accessory subunit 2, yielding MTQPATGDSQQESTLTMFELLKPAVADVGVARLGRLAFASRRVMETPNYVAVASRGVIPHLTPDNVAKHTSFDAAYLAIEDFLEKKEPPILKLNPATPRNLQSFTSFPSDRALVLGPRRFPAVTTPVGNGAHHLSIFTSTGFRNLTIPEFAKTIELTQPDIAIPPADLFHTSTTPQSKRQVRMVERTEEWVEEFFHLLDPQGRLKDMGVSVFAPVLPVEYPIQWDYLRFLAEDVRESLLGLAVYDVNIVPELVNYPPLVALPRLSFGPSKTPQDLLRQISLGIDVCTVPFLNTASDAGIALSFTFPPPDTSSVQPLGVDMWSEDHTISLQPLVDGCKCYTCTNHHRAFIKHLLNAKEMLGWNLLQIHNHSVLSTFFNGIREALRQGTEKFEELSKKFTAAYEPEVPRGTGERPRARGYHFKSIAGQTKINEPSWQAFESDDSPHPEAIAEPAASVNVPPEALLGNGVAPGLEK